A genome region from Hevea brasiliensis isolate MT/VB/25A 57/8 chromosome 7, ASM3005281v1, whole genome shotgun sequence includes the following:
- the LOC110650684 gene encoding cytochrome P450 81Q32-like — protein MKLQKHVKQAFILAGTDTSAATLEWAMSNLLNHPGVLEKAKAEIDAEVGQGRLIDESDLSKLPYLQAIITQTLRLYPVAPLLIPHMSSENCSVGGYDVPKDTILLINAWAIHRDPEVWDDPEGFKPERMLENGTGIDSCKILPFGMGRRACPGMGLANRVVGLTLGSLIQCFEWKRVGVEEIDMMEGTGITMPKAHPLVAMRKPRHFIDGVFTGEAISG, from the coding sequence ATGAAACTTCAAAAACATGTTAAGCAGGCCTTTATATTGGCCGGAACAGACACATCAGCTGCAACTTTAGAGTGGGCAATGTCCAATTTGCTTAATCATCCAGGAGTGTTAGAAAAGGCTAAAGCCGAAATAGATGCTGAAGTTGGGCAGGGTCGTCTAATAGATGAATCGGACCTTTCAAAGCTACCATACCTTCAAGCTATTATAACACAAACCCTTCGCTTGTACCCAGTTGCACCCCTCTTAATTCCACACATGTCTTCTGAAAACTGTAGTGTGGGAGGATATGACGTGCCAAAGGACACAATACTGTTGATAAATGCATGGGCGATACATAGAGATCCCGAGGTCTGGGATGATCCCGAAGGTTTCAAGCCTGAAAGAATGTTAGAGAATGGAACTGGAATTGACAGCTGCAAGATATTGCCTTTTGGGATGGGAAGGAGAGCATGTCCTGGGATGGGGCTGGCCAATCGTGTCGTGGGCTTGACTTTGGGTTCTTTGATTCAGTGCTTTGAATGGAAAAGGGTTGGTGTTGAGGAAATTGACATGATGGAAGGCACTGGAATCACCATGCCAAAAGCCCATCCGTTGGTGGCCATGCGTAAACCACGCCATTTTATTGATGGGGTTTTCACCGGAGAAGCTATATCTGGCTAG